In a single window of the Terriglobia bacterium genome:
- a CDS encoding SCO family protein yields the protein MKLRAFIAFIVFIFTGLLYAQGQPAPVALPVPDIEVVNQNGRHVRFNSQVVDGRIAIVTGFFTSCSSMCPITQEKLSHVAKLLGPMLGKDVVIVSVSVDAENDTPARMKDWAEKFHIGPGWTLLSGNRTEVDTLLKSLGLFVELRQRHQSALMIGSAATGWVRISSWTTSEKLAKLAESMLSAKPMVSAGVHRQ from the coding sequence ATGAAACTTCGCGCATTCATTGCTTTCATCGTATTCATATTCACTGGTTTGCTTTACGCGCAGGGCCAGCCTGCTCCTGTCGCGCTGCCCGTGCCGGACATTGAAGTGGTAAATCAAAATGGCCGGCACGTGCGTTTCAATAGCCAGGTAGTTGACGGCCGAATCGCCATTGTCACCGGCTTCTTCACTTCGTGCAGCTCCATGTGCCCTATCACGCAGGAAAAGCTTTCCCATGTGGCCAAACTGCTGGGCCCCATGCTGGGAAAGGACGTGGTGATCGTTTCCGTCAGCGTGGACGCAGAAAACGACACGCCCGCACGCATGAAAGACTGGGCAGAAAAATTCCACATCGGTCCCGGATGGACGTTGCTAAGCGGCAATCGCACGGAGGTCGATACGCTGCTGAAGTCGCTAGGTCTGTTTGTTGAGCTGCGGCAGCGGCACCAGTCAGCTCTGATGATCGGCAGCGCCGCCACTGGCTGGGTAAGAATCAGTTCATGGACGACCTCAGAAAAGCTGGCCAAACTGGCGGAATCAATGTTGTCGGCAAAGCCGATGGTTAGCGCTGGCGTCCATCGGCAATGA